A segment of the Lelliottia amnigena genome:
TACCGGCGATCTTCCTGTATTAGTGGTTAATAATGACGGGAAAGCGACAGAGGCTGTTGTTGCGCCGCGGCTGAAAAAGCTCGATGACGTAAAAGGCAAAGCGCTGATGATCCACGTTGGCGGCGATAACATGTCCGATCAGCCTAAACCGTTGGGCGGCGGCGGGGCGCGTTATGCTTGTGGCGTGATTTGATCGGCAATCGTGCCGGTGGCGGTGCTTGTTCCAGCTGTGAAAGCGAGCAGTGTAATCGCCAGATGATTGACGCCAGATCGCGCGCTGCCGGCTGGATGGTGGCGCGCGAGGGTATTGCAAATTCGTTGCAATTCGTTAAGCGTTACCGCCAGCGGTCGTTGCTGAACACCGCGTTCACTCATGACATCCCGCAGCAAGGTAATGCACACATCCCGCACCTGCGAAAGCGGATCTGAACGCGTTTCCCACGCGCGCAACTGCCACACGACATGTGAGCAATTCAGCAGCACGACGCCCCAGCGCAGTAGCCAGCGACGGGATAATTCATCCTGACTGCTGTTTAACTGACTCACGTGATGGTAAACCAATGACTCATATTCATTTTCGCGAAGATGCGGCTTGCGGCTGAGCTGGTCAACGAAACCCCGTCGTAATTCACGGATATGCCGTCGACTTTTACGCGCATCAGATCCTGGTCGCAGTACAGCAAACGCCAGCCATGCCAGGCCAACACCCAGAATTTTCGCCAGATTATCATTCAGAAAATCTGCAAAATCATAGACCGGCGGATTCGTCACTGCGATAAATGACCCCATAAAGACGATCAGCTGTCCCCATAATCCTGCAAATTTAGGCATTTGCAATTTCAGGAGTTGCATTGTGGTGAGCAGCGGGAACAGGAATAACAGAAATTCCCACAGGTCGGTTATCTGAACCATCAACCCAAATTTCACCACAAAGCTGAAGAGCGAAAGCAATACCAGCGTGCGCAGCAGTAGCGTGAGAGAGTTAAACGGGGAGGTGGCGACGGAATAAAGCACGCAACTGATTGCAGCCAGCGTCAAGGCCGCGCTACCCGATTCCCATTGAGTGGTGATGCTCCACGCGCCAACCAGCATCAGGGCGCAGAACGTGCGAAATCCGCTCCACAGTGCCTCGAGATTGTCGGTATGTCGTGTCAGCGAAGGGCTCGCGGGCACGGAGAATTCAGTGACAGGCGTCGCGTCTTCAAAGGTTTTGATCCAGCGACTGTTGCGCAGATAAATACGACAAAAATACTGTAGCCGGGACCAGAAGGCGCGGTGTCGATAATCATACTCATCGACTGGCGCGAGTGGTGCAATAATGCGCGCCACGGTGTACATATCGGCATTGGGATGAGCCAGCGTGGCCAAAACCTGTTCAATGATATGTCGCGTATTTTCAGGCGGGTTGGGCCAATTCAGCAGCATTCTGCGCAGGCTTGAAATGGCGCTGGTCATTCTGAGCTGCTGGTGGAGCAGGTAATTTAGCAACCTGTTCTGGCGACGAAAGCGGTAGTGGCTCCAGAACGCCTGAATGCGCAGCAAATTCATGGTGAGGATCTGCCCAATCACTTTTTCATGTGCAAGCCGGATGGTGTCGTTGGTGTCGGGTTGCCAGAGCAGACTCGCATGTTCGAGCAGTCGCGTGTGCAGGGTTTTTAGCGCGGAGATCAGCATCGTCCCATCAGAGGTGCTTGGCAGAATCATCATCATGACGCCGCCACACAGGATGCCAATAATGACTTCACACACGCGAGCCTGGGCGATGTCCCACAGCTCTGTCGTGTCCAGAATATTGACGACCGGGAAAGCAATAATTGCCGCCGTGTACCCCGCGAGCTGGAATGCGTAGGCAACATTATTGGTGAAATGCGCGCATGCCCAGGTACACAGCCCCAGCCAGGCAGCCATGCTCAAGAGAAATAGCCAGGGATCGTTCAGCGTATGTCCGGCAATGATCAGCGCCGCTGTGGCACCCAATAAACTGCCTGCAACACGTCCCAGACTTTTGCTGATCACGCCGCCCACGGTCGGAAAGCTGACGACAGCCGCTGAGGTCATCGCCCAGTAGGGTTCATCGAGATTCAGATAATAGGCGACGGTAAGCGCGAGACACATGGCGATGCCATTGCGCAACGCATACCGCCACTGCGGGCGGGTGGCATTGAGCCATGGCAACTTACGCCATGAGAACGCGGCCAGTTTCATCAATGATTCCCAATAGACACGGTACACGTCGTCCCGGACACCAGCGTAACGTCTTTGGGGAGGGCGGAGAACTCAACGCGTACCGGAACGCGCTGGGCAAGGCGTACCCATGGTACGTTAGGTTTGATATCGGGAACTAAACCCGAATCGGTCTCAACGCTCTGATCGTAGATGGCGCGGCCTATGCTGGCTACGTGACCCTGTAACGTTTCGGCGCTGCTGTACAGGGTGATTTGTGCTGGAGCGCCTTCGCGGATGTGGCGAAGTTTCGTCTCCTCAAAATACCCGATAACGTAAAACGAGTGGCTGTCCACCAGCGCAAATACCGGTTTTCCCTGCGTTGCATAATCCCCCACGCGGGTCGAAAGATTCGTTATCCAGCCATCTACCGGCGCTTTGACCACGGTTTGCGAGAGCTGCCATTGCGCTTGCTTCAGCGTTGCCTCGGCTACTTTCACACTCGCCTGCATCGCCTTGACGTTAATATTCACAGTATCGAGATCTTCGGCCGAGATGTAATTCTGCGAAAGATGACGGCGGCGAGTGGCTTCGTTATTCGCTTTAGCCAAATCGGACTGCGCTTTTGTAAGCTGTGCCTCGGCATTCAGCACCGCAATATGGAACGGTGTCTCATCAATTCGAAATAAAACGTCCCCTTTTCTAACGAACTGATTATCGTTAATGAGAAGAGTCGTGATGCTGCCGGAGACCTGAGGCGTAATGCTGACCTGCTCGGCACGAATTTTTCCATCGCGCGTCCAGGGCGACTGCATGTAAAAATTCCACAACCACCACCCCGCGACGAGCGCCAGCGCAAGAACAAACAGAGTAGAAAAGTATTTTACGGTTTTCAGAGACATATTCACCACGCAATCAGTAAAGCCAGACCCAGAGAGACGGAGAGGGCAAACAGAGAAAGATCCATCAGCATCGGATGCCAGATCTCGCCGGAATACATCCAGTCACGAAGCACTCTGTGCGCGACAAGCCAGATAAGAAAGCCCAGCATCACCGCTTTAAAAATGGGAGGGAAATAGACAGAAGCACCGACAATCAGGTCCTGAAGGGGTAATCCTGCAGCGCTAAATGAGAACGTCACAAGCAGAGATCCTTTGCAGTGGAAAGTGGCCTGAAGTGCTTAGCACGATAAACAGCCATAATTGTAAATTATATGTCCAACGTGGAGGAATGCCGTATTGCATTTGTTTTGGCAATATAATTGCTGCACACTATTCTAAAATCAGTATAATAACTTAGCAAGCTAATTATAAGGAGATGAAATTGGAATCGCCATTAGGTTCTGATCTGGCCAGGTTGGTACGCATCTGGCGTGCTCTGATTGACCATCGCCTGAAACCTCTGGAATTGACGCAGACGCACTGGGTTACGCTGCATAACATCCATCAGTTGCCGCCTGAGCAGTCGCAAATTCAACTGGCAAAAGCGATAGGAATTGAACAGCCGTCTTTGGTACGAACGCTCGATCAACTGGAGGAGAAGGGGTTAATTTCCCGGCAAACCTGCGCCAGCGATCGTCGTGCCAAACGTATCAAACTGACTGACAAAGCGGCACCTATCATCACTGAGATGGAAGCCGTTATCAGTAAAACGCGTGGGGAAATTCTGTCGGGTATTTCGCCTGCGGAGCTGGAGCAACTCATCGGAATGATTGCGCGTCTTGAGCACAACATTAACGAGTTGCAAACCCGCGACTAACGTCATGAAAAGCCTTGTCTCGCAAGGCTTTATTTTCCTGATACACCACCACTCGATTTCGTCCTGCCTCTTTTGCCTCATACATCGCCTTATCCGCACGCTCCACGCACTCCTCAGCGGTGACCGGCAACGTAGTGGCGGTGTAAATACCCATACTAATGGTGATAGGTTCCGGGAGCATTCCTTCTGTTGTGAGCCGATCAAAGCTGCTTAAACTCAGGCGAATGCGTTCCGCCACAAGCCTCGCGGCTTCAGAATGTGTATTA
Coding sequences within it:
- the aaeB_1 gene encoding fusaric acid resistance protein region, which produces MKLAAFSWRKLPWLNATRPQWRYALRNGIAMCLALTVAYYLNLDEPYWAMTSAAVVSFPTVGGVISKSLGRVAGSLLGATAALIIAGHTLNDPWLFLLSMAAWLGLCTWACAHFTNNVAYAFQLAGYTAAIIAFPVVNILDTTELWDIAQARVCEVIIGILCGGVMMMILPSTSDGTMLISALKTLHTRLLEHASLLWQPDTNDTIRLAHEKVIGQILTMNLLRIQAFWSHYRFRRQNRLLNYLLHQQLRMTSAISSLRRMLLNWPNPPENTRHIIEQVLATLAHPNADMYTVARIIAPLAPVDEYDYRHRAFWSRLQYFCRIYLRNSRWIKTFEDATPVTEFSVPASPSLTRHTDNLEALWSGFRTFCALMLVGAWSITTQWESGSAALTLAAISCVLYSVATSPFNSLTLLLRTLVLLSLFSFVVKFGLMVQITDLWEFLLFLFPLLTTMQLLKLQMPKFAGLWGQLIVFMGSFIAVTNPPVYDFADFLNDNLAKILGVGLAWLAFAVLRPGSDARKSRRHIRELRRGFVDQLSRKPHLRENEYESLVYHHVSQLNSSQDELSRRWLLRWGVVLLNCSHVVWQLRAWETRSDPLSQVRDVCITLLRDVMSERGVQQRPLAVTLNELQRICNTLARHHPAGSARSGVNHLAITLLAFTAGTSTATGTIADQITPQA
- the yibH_3 gene encoding secretion protein HlyD family protein, coding for MSLKTVKYFSTLFVLALALVAGWWLWNFYMQSPWTRDGKIRAEQVSITPQVSGSITTLLINDNQFVRKGDVLFRIDETPFHIAVLNAEAQLTKAQSDLAKANNEATRRRHLSQNYISAEDLDTVNINVKAMQASVKVAEATLKQAQWQLSQTVVKAPVDGWITNLSTRVGDYATQGKPVFALVDSHSFYVIGYFEETKLRHIREGAPAQITLYSSAETLQGHVASIGRAIYDQSVETDSGLVPDIKPNVPWVRLAQRVPVRVEFSALPKDVTLVSGTTCTVSIGNH
- a CDS encoding Protein of uncharacterised function (DUF1656). translates to MTFSFSAAGLPLQDLIVGASVYFPPIFKAVMLGFLIWLVAHRVLRDWMYSGEIWHPMLMDLSLFALSVSLGLALLIAW
- the slyA_2 gene encoding transcriptional regulator SlyA produces the protein MESPLGSDLARLVRIWRALIDHRLKPLELTQTHWVTLHNIHQLPPEQSQIQLAKAIGIEQPSLVRTLDQLEEKGLISRQTCASDRRAKRIKLTDKAAPIITEMEAVISKTRGEILSGISPAELEQLIGMIARLEHNINELQTRD